One segment of Pirellulales bacterium DNA contains the following:
- the def gene encoding peptide deformylase codes for MLRVIQYPHPTLRRVSKPLKRVDPELREIVRQMFELMYQHRGVGLAANQVDLPYRLFITNPTGDAKTGEERVFLNPVLRRPRGLVEAEEGCLSIPEVYAPVKRAEKIDIDAYDLNGQPVHLELDGLFARVVQHETDHIDGRLFIDRLSTTAALDIRDSLREFEDEFAAGRERGHIPSDADIAARWQELEKLRT; via the coding sequence ATGCTTCGCGTTATTCAATATCCGCATCCGACGTTGCGCCGCGTTTCCAAACCGCTCAAGCGGGTCGATCCCGAACTGCGGGAAATCGTCCGGCAGATGTTCGAGTTGATGTATCAACACCGCGGCGTCGGCTTGGCTGCCAATCAAGTCGATTTGCCGTATCGGTTGTTTATCACGAATCCCACGGGCGATGCGAAGACGGGCGAGGAGCGTGTGTTCTTGAACCCGGTGCTGCGGCGGCCGCGCGGACTGGTCGAGGCGGAAGAAGGCTGCCTGAGCATTCCCGAGGTGTATGCCCCGGTGAAGCGGGCCGAAAAAATCGATATCGACGCCTACGACCTCAATGGCCAGCCGGTGCATCTCGAGCTAGACGGCCTGTTTGCCCGCGTCGTGCAACACGAGACCGACCATATCGACGGCCGGCTGTTTATCGATCGTCTGAGCACGACCGCGGCGCTCGATATTCGCGATTCGTTGCGCGAGTTTGAAGATGAGTTTGCGGCCGGCCGCGAGCGCGGCCACATCCCCAGCGACGCCGATATTGCCGCCCGCTGGCAGGAATTGGAAAAGCTGCGCACCTGA
- a CDS encoding universal stress protein, with translation MITIKRVLVPTDFSEPSEVALHYGKAFSETFGARLHLVHVLDENALVYPWATPEGETFAMGTARADIENAVRNRLEHVLTDAERQKYSAEIVTLVGSPFLEIVTYAKSQEIDLIVMGTHGRGPIAHMLMGSVAEKVVRKAPCPVLTVRHPEHEFV, from the coding sequence ATGATCACGATCAAGCGAGTATTGGTGCCGACCGATTTCAGCGAGCCGTCGGAAGTCGCGCTACACTATGGCAAGGCTTTTTCCGAAACGTTCGGAGCCCGGCTGCATCTGGTGCACGTGCTCGATGAAAACGCGCTCGTCTATCCCTGGGCCACACCGGAAGGCGAAACGTTTGCCATGGGCACGGCCAGGGCCGACATCGAAAACGCCGTCCGCAATCGCCTGGAACACGTGCTCACCGACGCCGAGCGGCAAAAATATTCCGCCGAAATCGTGACGCTCGTCGGCAGCCCGTTCTTGGAAATCGTCACCTACGCCAAATCGCAGGAAATCGACCTGATCGTGATGGGCACCCACGGCCGTGGCCCGATCGCTCACATGCTGATGGGCAGCGTTGCGGAAAAAGTGGTTCGCAAAGCTCCCTGCCCCGTCCTCACCGTCCGCCATCCCGAGCACGAATTCGTCTGA
- a CDS encoding DNA topoisomerase IV subunit A, whose protein sequence is MSKKRAKPPAEKSSSDKASVDPASLNPRDQKTLASIVGLADEVVVSAEKKRDPHLDIPARSLSNIRFNKQRRFIEMGSAKNRRHLFNLSQAKSYMQTLLVASGCKALIDQSKTTSIRGLFYLLKHTIEGTKEETFADQNECDPVIEDLEVTLDALREELHVYASNRGGMVGPLTLIDSGDTIDCSRMGSGGYSIPSICEPEIVQFDKCDAKFVLHVEKDTVWRRFNEDKFWRKHGCLLTHGGGQPSRGVRRLLYRLHNELKLPVYCLLDNDPWGYYIYSVLKQGSINLAYESKRMALPDAKFIGLRSIDFERCTLSNSVKIMLNDSDIKRAKQIAAYPWFKDKKAWQKEIDLMLRNGFKLEVESLISKDISYVTETYAPDRLGAQDWLD, encoded by the coding sequence ATGAGCAAAAAACGAGCGAAACCGCCTGCCGAGAAGTCTTCTTCCGATAAAGCGTCCGTCGATCCGGCGTCGCTCAATCCGCGCGATCAAAAAACGTTGGCAAGCATCGTCGGGCTGGCCGATGAAGTGGTCGTGTCGGCGGAGAAGAAGCGCGATCCGCATCTCGATATCCCCGCCCGCAGCCTCTCGAATATCCGCTTCAACAAGCAGCGGCGATTCATCGAGATGGGCAGCGCCAAGAACCGCCGGCACTTGTTCAACCTGTCGCAAGCCAAGAGCTACATGCAAACGCTGCTCGTGGCCAGCGGCTGCAAGGCGCTCATCGATCAGAGCAAGACGACCAGCATCCGAGGTCTGTTCTACCTGCTCAAACACACGATCGAAGGCACGAAGGAAGAAACCTTTGCCGATCAGAACGAATGCGATCCCGTGATCGAAGATTTGGAAGTGACGCTCGACGCGCTGCGCGAAGAGCTGCACGTGTACGCCTCCAATCGAGGCGGAATGGTCGGACCGCTCACACTCATCGATAGCGGCGACACGATCGATTGCTCGCGAATGGGCTCGGGCGGATATAGCATCCCGTCGATTTGCGAGCCGGAAATCGTGCAGTTCGACAAGTGCGACGCGAAATTCGTGTTGCACGTCGAAAAAGACACGGTATGGCGGCGGTTCAATGAAGACAAGTTCTGGCGCAAGCATGGCTGCCTGCTCACGCATGGCGGCGGCCAGCCCTCGCGCGGCGTGCGGCGGTTGCTCTACCGGCTGCACAACGAGCTGAAATTGCCCGTCTACTGCCTGCTCGATAACGACCCTTGGGGGTATTACATTTACAGCGTTCTCAAGCAGGGCTCGATCAATCTGGCCTATGAGTCGAAACGGATGGCCCTGCCCGACGCGAAATTCATCGGCCTGCGGTCGATCGATTTCGAGCGCTGTACGCTGTCGAACAGCGTGAAAATCATGCTCAACGACAGCGACATCAAACGGGCCAAGCAGATCGCCGCCTATCCATGGTTCAAGGACAAGAAAGCGTGGCAGAAAGAAATCGATCTGATGCTGCGAAACGGCTTCAAACTGGAAGTCGAATCGCTGATCTCCAAAGACATCAGCTACGTGACCGAAACGTATGCCCCCGACCGGCTAGGCGCCCAGGATTGGCTCGATTGA
- a CDS encoding DNA topoisomerase VI subunit B — translation MIRVRPKEPKSAKVPVQSTSNGHAKKALAVQPSESAVEDDASQNGASATADGADVAEQADDAVEPAAEDSSPRGSGPKQHAPAHRRRRATAQSMAAAQRDISVSEFFAKNRHLLGFDNPRKALLTTVKEAVDNSLDACEEAGILPEIWVHIQPSGNNRFKIGVQDNGPGILKKQIPLIFGKLLYGSKFHRLRMSRGQQGIGISAAGMYGVLTTGKPVKIISKVSPRTPAHYYEIQIDTKVNRPEILNGRGEGVDIPPGEKGAKYIAEHGIEWIAVNDRNEDTAHGTRVTIELEGRFIRGRGSVDEYLEQTAIANPHVRLHYLDPENQTRTFERSTEHLPPEPTEIKPHPYGVELGRLMTMLKDAKASTMSQFLTTSFSRVSPAVARKICESAKVSPRANTVKIGRHEADAIFQAIQQTKISPPATDCIAPIGEELLLKGLHEVVPGEFYVAATRPPAVYRGNPFVIEAALAYGGSPATQRVPLDTLSELLGQSDARTLRQFLTNTFAGLGVAGADKILEEAKSAPRQSPGRLKKAEIAALHAALHSVNLDEGQTMNVLRYANRVPLQFQHGACAITQMIVQTNWRAYGLSQSRGALPSAPITVMVHMASVWVPFTSESKEAIASYPEIQKELRLALQSVGRKLGMYLRRRLRVKQEGERRTVFLRYLGEVANAVSGINQSDRDELYNQLLTVAKKKTAQADLEFDEDGKPIEDEELDLGKNVLIVDRNAPPPTPVAPPKPTQAVAGKP, via the coding sequence TTGATCCGAGTTCGCCCGAAGGAACCAAAGTCGGCGAAAGTGCCGGTCCAATCCACGTCCAACGGCCATGCAAAGAAGGCCCTCGCCGTGCAGCCGAGCGAATCGGCCGTGGAGGATGACGCGTCTCAAAACGGCGCGAGCGCAACCGCTGACGGCGCCGATGTGGCCGAGCAAGCGGATGATGCCGTCGAGCCGGCCGCAGAGGATTCTTCCCCGCGCGGCTCGGGCCCGAAGCAGCATGCCCCCGCCCACCGCCGTCGGCGAGCGACCGCCCAATCGATGGCGGCCGCGCAGCGCGATATCAGCGTTAGCGAGTTTTTCGCCAAGAACCGCCATCTGCTCGGGTTCGACAACCCCCGCAAGGCGCTGCTCACAACGGTGAAAGAAGCGGTCGACAATTCGCTCGACGCTTGCGAAGAAGCCGGCATCCTGCCCGAAATTTGGGTCCATATCCAACCGTCGGGCAACAACCGGTTCAAGATCGGCGTGCAAGACAATGGGCCGGGCATTCTGAAGAAGCAAATTCCGTTGATCTTCGGAAAGCTGCTTTATGGTTCGAAGTTTCATCGCTTGCGAATGAGCCGTGGGCAGCAGGGCATCGGCATCAGCGCTGCGGGAATGTATGGCGTGCTGACCACCGGCAAACCGGTGAAGATTATTTCCAAGGTGTCGCCGCGCACCCCGGCCCACTACTACGAAATCCAGATCGACACCAAGGTGAACCGCCCCGAGATTCTCAACGGCCGCGGCGAAGGGGTCGATATTCCTCCGGGCGAAAAAGGGGCCAAATACATCGCCGAGCACGGCATCGAATGGATCGCCGTCAACGACCGCAACGAAGACACGGCCCACGGCACGCGAGTGACCATCGAGCTCGAAGGGCGGTTCATTCGCGGCCGTGGCAGCGTCGACGAATATCTCGAGCAGACGGCGATCGCCAATCCACACGTTCGCCTGCACTATCTCGACCCCGAAAACCAGACGCGCACGTTCGAACGCTCGACCGAGCATCTGCCCCCCGAGCCGACGGAAATCAAGCCGCATCCCTACGGCGTCGAACTGGGCCGGCTGATGACGATGCTCAAAGACGCGAAGGCCTCGACGATGTCGCAATTTCTCACCACCAGTTTTTCCCGGGTCAGTCCGGCGGTGGCGCGGAAGATCTGCGAATCGGCGAAAGTCAGCCCGCGGGCCAACACGGTGAAGATCGGCCGGCACGAAGCCGATGCGATTTTTCAGGCCATCCAGCAAACCAAGATCAGCCCGCCCGCGACCGATTGCATCGCGCCGATCGGCGAAGAGCTCTTACTCAAGGGCTTGCACGAGGTGGTGCCCGGCGAATTTTATGTCGCCGCCACGCGCCCGCCGGCCGTGTATCGCGGCAATCCGTTCGTGATCGAAGCGGCGCTAGCCTACGGCGGCAGCCCGGCAACGCAACGAGTGCCGCTCGATACGCTCAGCGAGCTGCTGGGGCAAAGCGACGCCCGCACGCTCCGCCAATTTCTCACCAACACCTTCGCGGGCCTCGGCGTCGCCGGCGCCGACAAGATTTTGGAAGAAGCGAAATCGGCCCCGCGCCAATCGCCCGGGCGGCTCAAGAAGGCCGAAATCGCCGCGCTCCATGCCGCATTGCACAGCGTCAATCTCGACGAAGGGCAGACGATGAACGTGCTGCGGTATGCCAACCGCGTGCCGCTGCAATTCCAGCACGGAGCCTGCGCGATCACGCAAATGATCGTCCAAACCAATTGGCGGGCCTATGGCTTGAGCCAATCGCGCGGCGCGTTGCCGTCGGCGCCGATCACGGTGATGGTGCACATGGCAAGCGTTTGGGTGCCGTTCACCAGCGAATCGAAAGAGGCGATCGCCTCGTATCCGGAAATCCAAAAAGAGCTGCGGCTGGCATTGCAATCCGTCGGGCGGAAGCTCGGCATGTATCTCCGCCGCCGCTTGCGCGTGAAGCAGGAAGGCGAGCGTCGCACCGTGTTTCTCCGCTATTTGGGCGAGGTGGCCAATGCCGTCAGCGGCATCAACCAATCCGACCGCGACGAACTGTATAACCAACTGCTGACGGTGGCCAAAAAGAAAACGGCCCAGGCCGACCTGGAATTTGACGAAGACGGCAAGCCGATCGAAGACGAAGAGCTCGATCTGGGCAAAAACGTGCTGATCGTCGACCGCAACGCACCGCCGCCAACGCCTGTGGCTCCGCCCAAGCCGACTCAGGCCGTGGCCGGAAAACCCTAA